The Fortiea contorta PCC 7126 genome has a segment encoding these proteins:
- a CDS encoding FecR family protein, which yields MFRHKFFPLLVIGLWGVIALHSPNKADANIPLTRAEIQNLRNLVQLIMKNNQQTRPARRSDAIIPGDGLSTGRASLAELRFNDGSLARVGEQALFQFLPKTRNFQLNNGTVLLLIPPGQGRTRIQTPNAAAAIRGSALFVRYDEKTDTTVLGALTNSGIEVSNKEGSQRQMLEAGQLMVIIKDRFQGLYDFDLRNFYETSDLVQGLDLTRQNLKPAPDPAIASVQAETAAAVAAQLPISGKGVVNNPAFLQLSTASKSSATNTENSTTSNSSKKDISIDSFIDTGQVLSNPQRPSVTEEVTPTKPQDSLEEKPLEKPPEKLPEEKPTEKPPEKLPEEKPPEKPPEKPPEKPPEKPPEKPPEKPPEKPPEKPPEKPPEKPPEKPPEKPPEKPPEKPPEKPPEKPPEKPPEKPPEKPPEKPPEKPPEKPPEKPPEKPPEKPPEKPPEKPPEKPPEKPPEKPPEKPPERPTT from the coding sequence ATGTTTCGTCATAAATTTTTCCCACTTTTGGTGATTGGTTTATGGGGAGTAATAGCGTTGCATTCGCCAAATAAGGCTGATGCAAACATCCCCCTAACGCGAGCGGAGATTCAGAATCTCCGTAACTTAGTGCAACTGATCATGAAAAATAATCAGCAGACCCGCCCTGCGCGCAGATCAGATGCCATAATTCCCGGAGATGGTTTGTCTACCGGTCGAGCTTCTCTAGCAGAGTTACGCTTTAACGATGGCTCTTTAGCAAGGGTGGGAGAGCAAGCTTTATTTCAATTTTTGCCAAAGACGCGCAATTTTCAACTAAACAATGGGACTGTGTTGCTGCTAATTCCGCCAGGACAAGGGCGAACACGTATACAAACGCCCAATGCAGCAGCCGCAATTCGTGGTTCAGCATTGTTTGTCCGCTACGACGAAAAAACAGATACTACTGTTTTAGGTGCGCTGACAAACAGTGGAATTGAAGTTTCTAATAAAGAAGGTTCTCAACGTCAGATGCTCGAAGCAGGGCAGCTGATGGTTATTATTAAAGATAGATTTCAGGGCTTGTACGACTTTGATTTGAGAAATTTCTACGAAACTAGCGATTTAGTTCAAGGACTTGATCTGACTAGGCAAAATCTCAAGCCAGCGCCAGATCCAGCGATCGCCAGTGTTCAAGCAGAAACCGCAGCAGCCGTAGCAGCACAATTACCAATTAGTGGTAAAGGTGTAGTCAATAATCCAGCTTTTTTACAACTCAGCACTGCTTCCAAATCATCTGCTACTAATACTGAAAATAGCACTACATCAAACTCATCAAAGAAAGATATCTCAATAGACTCTTTTATAGACACAGGACAAGTCCTCTCGAACCCTCAGCGTCCATCTGTGACTGAGGAAGTGACGCCTACAAAACCTCAAGATTCGTTAGAGGAAAAACCACTAGAAAAGCCTCCGGAAAAACTCCCTGAAGAAAAGCCCACTGAAAAGCCCCCGGAAAAACTTCCCGAAGAAAAACCACCTGAGAAGCCTCCAGAGAAGCCTCCAGAGAAGCCTCCAGAGAAGCCTCCAGAGAAACCTCCTGAGAAGCCTCCGGAAAAACCTCCAGAAAAACCTCCAGAAAAACCTCCAGAAAAACCTCCAGAAAAACCTCCAGAAAAGCCTCCAGAAAAGCCTCCAGAAAAACCTCCAGAAAAACCTCCAGAAAAACCTCCAGAAAAACCTCCAGAAAAACCTCCAGAAAAGCCACCTGAGAAGCCTCCAGAAAAGCCACCTGAGAAGCCTCCAGAAAAACCACCGGAAAAACCACCGGAAAAACCTCCAGAAAAGCCTCCAGAGAAACCACCTGAGAAGCCTCCAGAAAAACCACCGGAAAAACCTCCTGAGAAGCCTCCGGAACGACCAACTACATGA
- a CDS encoding sulfurtransferase, whose protein sequence is MIENKFVVSQLWLLEHLNDPQVVIVDCRFSLADPQLGQQQYQASHIPGSYYLDLNQDLSSSVREHGGRHPLPNPTDLAQKLAAIGINFQETLVVAYDDSRLAFAARFWWLLRYLGHEQVVVLDGGFAGWQKAGYPLTSAIPQPRPTTFIPAINTEMLIAFAGVKNLKDLPEVVLVDSRESDRYRGEREPIDKIAGHIPGAVNYPWLEVTNSAGYLLPESAQRLRWQNLATASEILVYCGSGVTACVNLLSLEIADIHHAKLYPGSWSDWISYQ, encoded by the coding sequence ATGATAGAAAACAAATTTGTCGTTTCCCAATTATGGTTGTTAGAACACCTGAATGATCCGCAAGTCGTCATTGTCGATTGTCGCTTTTCTCTTGCCGATCCACAATTAGGACAACAGCAGTACCAAGCGAGTCATATTCCAGGTTCCTACTACCTAGATTTAAACCAGGATCTTTCCAGTTCGGTCAGAGAACATGGCGGTAGACATCCTTTACCTAATCCTACTGATTTAGCTCAAAAATTAGCAGCGATAGGCATAAATTTTCAAGAAACTCTTGTGGTAGCTTACGATGATTCTCGCTTGGCTTTTGCGGCTCGTTTCTGGTGGTTATTGCGATATTTAGGACATGAGCAAGTAGTGGTTTTAGATGGAGGTTTTGCAGGTTGGCAAAAAGCGGGTTATCCGCTCACATCTGCTATTCCTCAACCCCGCCCAACTACCTTTATTCCTGCCATTAACACAGAAATGTTGATAGCTTTTGCGGGTGTTAAAAATCTTAAAGATTTACCCGAGGTAGTGTTGGTAGATTCTAGAGAAAGCGATCGCTATCGAGGAGAACGAGAGCCAATTGATAAAATAGCTGGTCATATCCCCGGCGCGGTGAATTATCCTTGGCTAGAAGTCACAAATTCTGCCGGTTATCTACTTCCTGAATCAGCACAGCGCCTGCGTTGGCAAAACTTAGCAACAGCCTCAGAAATTTTAGTTTATTGCGGCTCTGGCGTCACAGCCTGCGTGAATTTACTTTCTTTAGAAATCGCTGATATTCATCACGCTAAACTTTATCCAGGTAGCTGGAGCGACTGGATTAGTTATCAATAA
- a CDS encoding tRNA (5-methylaminomethyl-2-thiouridine)(34)-methyltransferase MnmD, with product MLDCDDFVPQITADGSFTFTSKEFGESFHSHYGAKQESFLKFVAPTQLAVRAQRPVLRLLDVCYGLGYNTAAALETIWAMNPDCDVEVMGLELNPSVPQAAIVHRMFANWDYQYPEILTQIAFEQQAKGKHLKATLLIGDARSSIKQVHQSGFQADAIFLDPFSPPQCPQLWTVEFIQQVSSCLHLDGILATYSCAAAVRTALLTAGLKIASTPPVGRRTPGTTAVHPRNAVTFDVSISQEEKEHLLTRAAIPYRDPNLNDTADVIVRRREQEQQACALEPTSRWRKRWLIRNSSAD from the coding sequence ATGCTCGATTGTGATGATTTTGTTCCACAAATAACAGCAGATGGTTCTTTCACCTTTACCTCTAAAGAATTTGGTGAATCATTTCATAGCCATTATGGAGCAAAGCAGGAGAGTTTTTTGAAATTTGTAGCTCCTACACAGTTGGCTGTGCGTGCTCAAAGACCAGTATTACGACTGTTGGATGTTTGCTATGGTCTAGGGTACAACACAGCGGCTGCGTTGGAGACTATTTGGGCAATGAATCCGGATTGTGATGTTGAAGTTATGGGTTTAGAATTGAATCCTTCTGTGCCACAAGCAGCAATTGTTCATCGAATGTTCGCCAACTGGGACTATCAATATCCGGAAATTTTGACCCAGATAGCTTTTGAACAACAAGCTAAGGGAAAACACTTAAAGGCGACACTATTAATTGGTGATGCTCGAAGCTCAATTAAACAAGTGCATCAGTCAGGATTCCAAGCAGATGCAATTTTTCTTGACCCCTTTTCGCCGCCTCAATGTCCGCAGTTATGGACAGTGGAATTTATCCAGCAAGTTTCTTCGTGTTTACACTTAGATGGCATTCTCGCTACGTATTCTTGCGCTGCGGCTGTCCGCACTGCGCTATTAACAGCTGGTTTAAAAATAGCGTCTACTCCGCCGGTGGGAAGACGAACACCAGGTACTACTGCTGTTCATCCTCGCAATGCAGTTACATTTGATGTATCAATTTCCCAGGAAGAAAAAGAGCATTTACTCACACGTGCGGCTATTCCTTATCGTGACCCAAATTTAAATGATACTGCCGATGTTATCGTCAGGCGACGAGAACAAGAACAACAAGCTTGTGCACTTGAACCTACTTCTCGGTGGCGAAAACGGTGGTTAATCAGAAATAGCAGCGCTGATTAA
- a CDS encoding response regulator translates to MIKWNPKHTGSTTENVDGSNPSIKVKNMGSDHALGLQKVESDSLGFSKAEITLEVNPALPSWMQAENINCAHSLASKTPQVKGSNVNGFDSDLPKILVVDDHAASRMTAVALLTMEGYEVIEAESGSVAVELVRQKQLDLILLDVMMPGMDGFEVCQTLKQNELTRLIPVIFITALNDRRSRIRGIEVGADDFLTKPFDRVELAARVKSLVRQKRLNEDLDHAEQVLFSVARAIESRDPNTGDHCERLVKLGKAFGEYLNLSRNQIRDLMWGGYLHDIGKVGIPDAVLLKTNKLTPQDWEIMKQHVLIGVKICQPLRSMRGVIPIIRHHHERWDGSGYPDGLKGDEIPYLAQVFQIIDIYDALTSERPYKRAYSTEEALSVIREETNSGWRNPQLVRQFAEFIYFPHHQQS, encoded by the coding sequence ATGATTAAATGGAACCCCAAGCATACAGGCTCTACCACAGAAAATGTTGATGGGTCTAACCCCTCAATCAAAGTGAAAAATATGGGTTCAGATCATGCCCTAGGTTTACAAAAAGTGGAAAGTGATTCATTAGGTTTCTCCAAAGCAGAAATTACGCTGGAAGTAAATCCAGCATTACCTTCTTGGATGCAAGCTGAAAATATCAATTGTGCTCATTCATTAGCCTCTAAAACACCCCAAGTTAAAGGCTCTAACGTGAACGGCTTTGATTCAGACCTGCCAAAAATCTTAGTAGTGGACGATCATGCAGCCAGTCGGATGACGGCTGTTGCTCTTTTGACAATGGAAGGGTATGAAGTCATCGAGGCTGAGAGTGGTTCAGTTGCTGTAGAACTGGTGAGACAAAAACAATTAGATTTAATTTTATTAGATGTCATGATGCCGGGAATGGACGGGTTTGAGGTGTGCCAAACACTCAAACAAAACGAATTGACTCGGCTGATACCAGTAATTTTTATTACAGCACTAAACGATAGGCGATCGCGTATTCGCGGAATTGAAGTCGGGGCGGATGACTTTCTCACCAAACCCTTTGACCGTGTTGAACTAGCAGCCCGTGTGAAGTCCTTAGTACGGCAAAAGCGTTTGAATGAAGACCTAGACCATGCGGAACAAGTACTATTTTCCGTGGCGAGGGCGATTGAAAGCCGCGATCCGAATACCGGCGATCATTGTGAACGTTTGGTAAAACTCGGAAAAGCTTTCGGTGAATACCTCAATCTCTCACGCAACCAAATTCGAGATTTGATGTGGGGCGGTTATCTCCATGATATCGGTAAGGTGGGTATTCCCGATGCGGTGCTACTGAAAACAAACAAACTCACTCCCCAAGATTGGGAGATTATGAAACAGCACGTTTTAATCGGGGTAAAAATCTGTCAGCCACTGCGGAGTATGCGGGGCGTAATTCCCATCATTCGCCATCACCATGAACGCTGGGATGGCTCTGGCTACCCCGATGGGCTGAAGGGGGATGAGATTCCTTACCTAGCACAAGTATTTCAGATTATTGATATTTATGATGCCCTGACGAGCGAAAGACCATACAAGCGGGCTTACAGCACAGAAGAGGCGTTATCTGTGATCAGAGAAGAAACTAATTCAGGTTGGCGTAATCCTCAATTAGTCCGTCAGTTTGCGGAGTTTATTTATTTTCCCCACCATCAGCAATCTTAG